The Esox lucius isolate fEsoLuc1 chromosome 20, fEsoLuc1.pri, whole genome shotgun sequence region CGCATTGtatgaagagacagagaaacccAACAATGCTCTTGAGTATCCTTTTCAACATGTTTTGCTGTTCTCTGCATATGTTTTCTATATTATGGAACAAGCATAGCCTAATCTGTTTTCAGAAGGTGATTAAACCTCACTGAAAATCTTGTTTCTATTTGTACTAGCAGCCTGTAGTGCTTACATTGACAGAACTCCCTGATTGACAGGCTCACTGATCCATATCTATATCCATAATTCCTCCTCTGCACACATTTCTTAACATGGTCCAGTTTTCTGAAGCAGCACCTGGGTGTGGCCAGCCAGGAGTCTGCAGACGCCGAGGCCCTCCGGCAGGAACTGAATGAGATGAGGCAGAGGTGTGAGCTGCTGATGGAAGAGAACAAGGGGCTCAAGAACAAGGTAGGCCTGTCAGTGATTCATCTTTGTAATTGATTTTCAAACCTGCTGGATTAATTCTTCAGTTTATGATACATTCTGAAATAAATTCAGAATTTGCTCCACTGAGCTGTAGCCTGAACTAATTTAAAGAATGTCATTATTTCACAATGTAGCTACTATGTTAAGTGGTCTACGGCCAGGGTAAACTGTAATCCATTGTGTTCTACTCTTTGGTCAGTGGTATTGCCTGAGACATGGGCTGACATCATTTTGAACATTGAATAGCTCCCCGTGTGTTGATACTAGAGATTGACCATTGTTTTTGTATCAGCTGAATGCTGTCAGTACCCCTAGCTTCTGTTTATTCCTTAACATTGGGCTGTTTTAAGCAGTGTTTTTCAATACAAAGATTTTGAAAACTAAATTGTCTGTAATTTCCCAACTGTTAAACCTATAAACCCACTTGATCTAGCAAACAATAGAATGGATTGGCAGTAATCTCtcttgatttaaaaaaacaaactccGAATATGTGAAGGCACACTGATAATTGGGATTTAGTAGCAGcagtacactgcaaaaaatCTAAGTCTTCAAGTATATGTATCTTGTTTCCAGGTTAAAATGAATCTAACAGTCCTTAAAATAAGATACATTTCCATGCAAAAAAATAgttgtctataaaataattgcaatcTGGCTCAAATTATTGCAAGCAGGCAATGATGTAATATTTACAACAGCCCTATTTGTAGCctatatgcacattttccaaaaaagttaaaaaggaaagttttgagtgaggaacagaagtgttgaaattgagaccactgcaactgaATGCTTCTGTGGTCTAAATCTTTTCCATAGCTGCATGTCCGGTAGCAGTTCTGTATGGCTGGAGTTTTAACTGCCATATTCGCAGTGGAAAGAAGGCTAACATATACTCTGATATAGCTCCCACCCACAGTGTTATTTTGCATACTAGAATCAGTCAGTTTGATGTTCAGttccagatttttttatttaggtaTTAACTTTGACTTCGATGTTCAGTTCAACAGTTATTCTGTTTGTATCGGCCAATTAATTGGCTTTTTCCTGCTTGGAACTATCGTTATTATATCAGCCTTTAGAAATCCACTCGGTCGACCTCTAGTCCATTCCACCTATTCAACTGTTCAGTTTACTTTTGACAGCCATTAATAGGAACTCCTGTCTCACATGTCCCAAATAACTATTATTAAAGTTTAGCTAGGGTGTTTATAGTTCCTATAGAAATGCTGTCAGGGGAGCTGAAACAAGCTGTGCATGCAAGAATACCCTTCAACATGACactgttgaagcagtactgtaaagaggTGTGGGCAGAAATTCCTCCCCGTCAATGTACAGTGCATTCAAAACTTTTTCAGTATTCAGATTTATTTTGCACATTTTGTGCAAAGGTTACAGCCTTATTCCCACAATAACCCATAATTatgaaggaaaaacatttatttagaatttcatAGCAAATgtagaatatttatttatttattaaaaaaactaaaatcactTGTGCAttagtattcagacctcttaactcaatactttgttgaagaagCTTTTGCTGCGATTACAGCCTCAAGTCTTACTAGTAATGATgctacaagcttggcacacctgaGTTTCGCCCAGTCTTCACTGCAAATCGTatcaagctctgtcaggttagatggacagccattttcaggtctctccagatGTTCCATTGGGTGCAAGTATGGGCTCTGTTTGGGACAAAAGGACATTTACAGACTTTTCCTGAAGCAGTTTTTCATGACAGCTCTCATTTGCTCCAGTCTCAGAGCTCTACAGATAATTCCttatggcttggtttttgctctcacaTGCGATGACCTTTTATCGACAAGTGTGTGACTTTACAAATAATTTCCAGTCAAttgatcgagacgatgcctgacgatttcagctgtcactgtgctgacccctcccctgtgttgtccctgtccttgtccatcaggtcatgcttctgagctggactaggtttaaatagactctagactcagcccacacctatttattaatgattataattataatcttaatatgttcacctggcacagccagacaaggactggtcatccctctgagGCTGGggcctctaggtttcttcctaaattctgGCTTCCtaaagtttttcctagccactgaaattcaacactactgttgtttgctccttggggtttaaggccaggtgttttgtaaaagcactttgtgacatttgctgatgtaaaaagggctttataaatacatttgattgattgatttggagTGTCATAGCGTAGGACtgatatttctgtatttaatatatatttctaaacCTGCTTTGCTTGGTAATGGTATTGTGTGTACATTGATGAAAAAAtagatttaatatattttataaaaaggCTTTAACGTAACATTGTTCACCATagtctttatttaatcagaaccagTCTTTTTGTTTATCTGACATTATAGGTTTATAGTTACCAATTTCAAATATGGATTTAGAGGAAATCATGCATGTagtataacaaaaaacaaaatcgAATTAGCGCATGTGCAAAACTATGTTAACTCCAAGTTTGATTAAGTTAAATTGGTGCATATAATCTGGTAGGTAAATATTTGGGTACCAGATTTACCAGTCAAAGGAGGGATTTGTAGGAAAGATTTTGGGCAGGACTATGATAAACAGAGAGAAGAAACCTGATCACTTTGGTGTTACCCATACAGGTAAAAGCAGGAAGAGGGTAGTGAGAACACATCAGTCTGTGGATGGATTGGATGGAGCTCAAACTCTATTTGACCAATATGAGgcaaatgatttacaaatggagagcatttaacACAGGACTGCCTAACCCTGTTCTCTCAATCTACTGTCCTTTGTTTATAATCAACTaaatttgtgactaacctgatttaaGCTTTTTAGAATCAGGcgtgctaaattagagttggagagaatcTACAGGaaagtagatctccaggaagtGTTAGCCAGCCCTGatttaacatgacagcaactcAGTGTGGATATGGATgcccttccaaaatatccccaaaaGTCACAAGAAGAAGAATAAATCCAGTAAATGCcaattcaaacaaaatgtctggAGATGTTCAGACCTCCATTGCTACATTTCAAGTTACTGTGTATGcttcaacaataaaaacactggATCTAAATGGCGTTCATAACTGACATTCATGGAAACCTCCGCAGTCAATAAAGAATCAAACTGCTTACTTCAATTTAGCCTCAGACCACCTggacaaacctgaatgtttCTGGAAGTCCATTCTCTGAACAGATTAGTCCAAAATGAACCTTtttggtcacaatcaaaacaaTTTTTAGCAAAAACCCACCAATCCCTACCACTGGAAGAACCTCATCCCAACAGTTAAGCATGGTAGTGGAAATGTCAACATCTGGGGCTGCTTTTTCTCCTCTGGATCTGGTTGACTGCACATCAAGGGAACAATGAATTCTCAGGTATAGTAGGTGATTCTTGAAGAGAACTTCAGCCCATCAGTCAAGGTGCTAAAGCTGGGCCTACAgtgggtcttccaacaagacaaagCCCCAAATCATTCAAGCAAATCTACTAAAGAATGGCTCAGGAGAAAGATTTGTCTTTCAGATTAGCCCAGTCAAAGTTCTAACTTTAATCCAATGGAGATGCTGTGGCAAGGCCTGAAGTGGGCAGTACATGCCAGAAACCCTTTAAACCTCTCTGAATTGGTTAAGTTTTGTGATGAGGACTTGGGTAAATAATACCCCCAAAAATATCAGACTGCTTAGTGGCTATAGGAGACATTTACTAAGTTATCGCTGTTAATGGAGGTGCTACAAACTATTGAATGAAGGGGTTTCTAATATATTTTGCACAAATGAAAATTAAACCTAcctttgttaaataaacaaaaaacatgtctttgtttgtctcttcaatattatacaaaaatattGACCATCCTTGTTGGGCTTACGAGGTTTCAAGCAGCTTTGTATTTTTTTCGCACCATGATATTGCATTGCTGTTAATTTTTTAAGAATATATGATGAGTATTatcatgtcatttttttaatgtcaaaatatgtattaaaatATTCTTCCAGAGGGTGTACTTTTTCACAGGACTATATATGATGCTGTTACTGCCGATACTGTGGCGTGTAAACATATCCAGTTTACTATCATTTTTCACAATCTGCAAATGATCAGTTTCACATAGTGTCATAGGTATTATTTGGAGGTCTGATTGACAAAATAAGTAGGATAAACTCGCTTCCGAACAAactatcaatatatatatatttttttttacattattctgTTCCAGACCACCTCCAATTTAGATATGTTCCTTCTTTCCACATTTTGGAGGCTATTTGTCAAGTTTAATAAATGCTGCATCTTCTGTCAACCTGTTTCCATGCTTATGAATATTAAATAAATcttgaataatgtttttaatcacAACAATTAAGTAACCTTAAGAGGACTTTGCGAGAATTTTTGAAAACCACAGTAGGTTTTTTTTCCTTCCAGTTAATTTGGACAGAAGCCAATTATTTTACtggtttttcattttataagCTATGAATTAATTTAATGTTCTGCTTAATTTTTTTAGCTTCAACGTTATGAGCCTACCCAAGATGATGGAGCAGCCCAATAAAAAGTGCCCTGCTGAAATCCATtattatttggggggggggggggggggggggggggggttgttataATTACAATTTTTATGTCAAGAAAAAGCCAACAAAGGAAGGCGGATTGTGTTCATCtgattttcaaatgtatattttctatatttctgAAGATGTTacttattttgtacatttaaatgtatatattgaaATATAATAGGTGTTCCCCCTGTgatttgaatgtttgtgttaattTCTTTACATCCTCAATTAAatgcaaatctttttttgttcCTACACAGCATACTTTGGTTGACTGTAATTCAATGGAGTGTATTAAGTAAACAATCAACAAAATGGTTTTCATCTTTGATAACATTCACAATTGTTACATTAGTTAAGTAAGCCAATTGTACATCATGATATCACTTAAACACTGTGAACTAAGCCTCTGCTGGAATGACTTAAAGCATGGAAGCTATGCCTATAAGAACATTGATACCAAAGTTGCAATATagtaacatttttaatttaaagcttttgtaaaatattaaatcaGGTCATTCTTTAGTACAATATTCAAATacagtttacattttcagtggctATAAGTCTGTAAATACATTGGGACATCAGGTGTTCAGTGTTGATGCACCAATGACAAAACCTGTCACTGGGGGAAGCATATGAACTCTTGATTTGATGAGGCAGTATAGATTCATTTGGTGGTTGTAATCAACTTTTCAGTTGtgatttcaataaaacaaaactaaaaagtAAACATATTATGTGAATTGGGACGGTGGTGTTTGTCATGAATGTAGCTTTACAATCCCTACCACTTTCCCTCACGGCCCCAAACACCTGAGCATGGTCAATACTGTCAATGGCAAATCCCTTCACCCAATGTCTGAACCTACGTCATCACAAATGACACACTGGTAAATAAAGACACATGACCACTTACAGGAAATCAGCAGTACATTAagccagtggttctcaaacattTCCTTGGTCACCAGCTATCTTACATTTTGATTGTAGCCCCAAACTAACTTACCTGATTTAAACAGTTAAGGTCTTGATCATTAATTGACAAGGTTATTCAGTTTTTTATAGTTCTGGActacatctaatacatggaaCAGCTGGGGTACCCttgagaggtttgagaaccactccAGAAAGCCATGAATaacaagtaaaaataaataatcttttACTGGACAATTGCTGCCAATACACCTTTAAAGcaaatttgaaatgttattttgatgCCTGTCTGTACCTACGAACGTTTTAGTTATGTGTCTGATGAAGGACAAACCAGAAGGTTTCACAAAATGCATTTAGACTTGTAAGTCTGTGGGAGCTCGTCTGTTGCTTGCGTTGCTTGTGGATGATGGTCGCCGGTTGGAAGAGGGTGGGCATGGACTATGCTTCGACCCTGAACTTGAATCCAATGAGTCAGGGGTGGTAGGACGCATTTTAGAGTCAGATTTCGATACAGAGTGCTCCCGGTATCCACCGCTGGCTTTAGAACCCCCATAAGAATCTGTGTCTGAGCTTTTGCCCTCCACCACTGTGGAACAATTCGATGGAGCATTTACTCTCCATGTTTTTCTCCCAGCGCCTAGCAGCAGTGTTGGGCAGGAAGAGGCGTGAGATGCCTCCCTTGGGCTCCTGGGTGAGTCTGGGctccccctcttctcatccTCCTCGCTGTTAGGAGGATGTCGGACAGATTCATCTGGCTCTTCCTGCTTGGGTGGGGTCACTGAGTGACAAGGAGGTGAGCGGCTGTCACAGCTGGTGTTGTTGGAGTTTGAGTTATGCTCTGTTGGGCTATGTGCAGCCTCTTTGGGCTCTTCCAGGTTCCGTTTATCAGCCATTTCACCCTGAACAGGGAGGAAGGCAGAGGGGTTGACAAGCGAAGGGTATGTTTGTCCATCCTGGCCCCGCTCCAATAGGAGATTGTAGCCACTAGGCACCGAGGCCATGGTGGTCTTGCGGCTAGAGGATGCCAGGCATGTCTGATGCACCACAGAGTCTTTCTTGATTTTGTTGGAGTAAAGGTCATCAAGCTCTTCTTGCAGGTGTGGATAGTAGTCCAGGATGCCCTTCTTGATCTTTTTGTAGCCCAGATGCATGATCTCCAAGATGTTGAGGAAGAGGGAGACTCCAGCGATGCACTGCATGAAGACCATGAAGACACTCTTCTCTGTGGGCCGGGAGACGAAGCAGTCCACCGCATTTGGACAAGGGTCCCGCTCACACTTAAAGAGAGGATAGAGCTGGAAGCCATAAAGGACGTACTGGCCCGTCATAAAGCCGACCTCCACAGCCGAGCGGGTAATGATGTGGGCCACATAGGTGCGCAAGAGGGACCCCGACAGCGGAGCCTTGTTGAGCTTTCCTTGCTCCAGCTGCCTCACCTCACGCTCAATTGTCTTCCGCGCCGCCACCATCTCCACATCCACTGTCTCTAGTTCGCGACGTAACAGGACCTTCTTTTTCTGACGCTCCTTCTCTAAGGCTCGGAGGCGGTAGAGAGCGTGGCCCATGTACACCAGCGATGGTGACGAAACAAAGATTACCTGGAGGACCCAGTAGCGGATGAGGGAGATCGGGAAAGCCAGGTCGTAGCAGACATTCCGGCAACCGGGCTGCTCCGTGTTGCAGATAAAGTCAGCCTGCTCGTCATTCCAAACGTCCTCGGCCGCCACGCCCAGCACCAGCATGCGAAAGATGAATAGGATGGTAAGCCAGATCTTTCCCACCATAGTGGAGTGGATATGCACCTCTTCCAATACCCCCCCCAGGAAATTCCAATCCCCCATCTTCACATGGGCATCGTTGTGTCTGTCCAGAGTGGAGAAGGTAGAAGtagtttattttgtcatttatatttttttcattatatttcacTTAAGGTAAAGGCcccaaaaatgtacattaatttCAAAAAGTAACTAGACCCCCTGAaagtaattgtattttttacatatattcgCATGGAGTCCAAAGAAAAGAACAGGGGCAACATTCCACCCAGTGGATAGAAGAGACTGATGACAATTAAGACACagctacattaagttatttttgCCAAAGGGGGCATCCCTTGCTATTGGGTGTGCTTATTGTTTCTGCATAAATAAATATCTTCTCTGTTCTTTGTAATAGCAGTAATTCATCTGAAATACCCATGTGTCCTAAGATGTACACAAAATACAACTACCCAGGGGATGTACTTACTTTTGTCTCTAAAACCCAGTAATGCTTGACATAAAACAAAACGGggtattcttaaaatgtattaagaatacattttacacaatgttATCAGATCTTCAACAGAACTACAACACACATTTCACTAAAGAACatgagtaaaataaacaaaaagtatTTTCCCCCTGttgtacattttccactttACATTTGTGGGTTGTAATAtatagacagactgagagaaaaaaaaaacagcaaatgcTTGGTAtttttatatgtgtgtgagCTAGGTAATCAAACATTCATTTGTGAACAGGTTATTGCCACCTTGTTAATTCGATTACCAAGTTCAGGTGTTTACCTTGGTAAACACTCAATACTAATATGGGCCAGCCTTGCTCAATATACactgaataaaattataaacacttttgtttttgcccccatttttCATGAACTGAACTAAGACttcctctatgtacacaaaaggcttatttccctcaaatattgttcataaatctgtctaaatctgtgttagtgagcacttctcctttgccgagataatccatccatctcacaggtgtggcatatcaagatactgattagacagcatgattattgcacagccttaggctggccacaataaaaggccactctaaaatgtgcagtttcactgtattcgGGGGGTCTGAGAACCAGTGCACTAatcagtgcaacacatctccttcgcatagagttgatcaggttgttgattgtggcctgtggaatgttggtccactcctcttcaatggctgtgtgaagttgctggatattgtcAGGACCTATCCAAAGTGCCAGAAGTCATCGAATGTgaacatttgcccactcaagtcggttacgacgatgAACTACAGTCAGGTTAAGACCCGGATGAGGATGATGAGCATGTAggtgagcttccctgagacggtttctgacagtttgtgcagaaattctttggttatgcaaaccgattgttgcagcagctgtccgggtgggcgatcttggaggtgaagatgctggatgtggaggtcctgggctggtgtggttacacatggtctgcggttgtgaggccggttggatgtactgacaaattctctgaaacacctttggagatggcttatggcagagaaatgaacatatggtagagaaatgaacacgggcaacagctctggtggacattcctgcactcagcatgccaattgcacacaccctcaaaacttgtgacatctgtggcattgtgctgtgtgatggaactgcacattttagaatcTTCCCAGGAGTGGCTGTCCTGCCAAAATCTTAGAACATAGTCATCCTGGAAGTCACAAAGAATTTTactataaaatattacattattgaAGAAACCATGCATTCTGCTTTGTATCAGAAAACTACAGGAGAACGTTAGACCATCTGTCCTTGAGTTGTAGTTGAAGCAGCAAGACGGTGATTGGAAACATAAGCAAGTCTATATCAGAATGGTTGAAGAACAAGACATTtcaagttttggaatggcctagtcAAAGTCCAGTTCAATAGCTACAGGAAGCATTTGGTTGCAGTAATTGATGCTATAAGTGTCATAACCAGTTCTTGATACGAGGGTGgctataacttttttttttacggaattatgtaatatttgttttatttgatgaGGATGAGGATCTGATAACATTCACATCCCAAAAAAAGAGCAGTGTAGCTATGGAGGAATGTTTTGCATAGTTGTCCATGCAGAACATCTTTAACTCTGCaaaacctgttttttttttgtatgaattGCTTTTCTTAGGTCCTGCAACATCTTAGTTAGGTTTAGTTCTGGGCATTGACCGTTCCAAACTGTTCAGGGCCAGTTTTCCCAAAAAAGATTAAGCTTTGTCCTTGATTTTCTTTACTCCAGGAATAGGCTGAATCTGtctccaaaaatgttttgtttgcctTCAATATcatcaaataaatgtaagaaAAATTGCATTTGTTGACTCACATTGCATTTATTTAGGATTCAATTTTGCTGGAAGACCTGGTAATATTCAGTGTCAAAAGAACAAAGAAAGTATAGAAAATCAAAAAGAGGGTCAGTCAATTTTAACAGCACTGTTAGCTTGCTTCACTCCGatgtttgtaaaaacaaaagtacaTATAAGGAAACACTGTCTAGCCTCAGAACATGGTTTGACTCTAGTTTTGTGTTGGATAACCAGTTCTTGCATCCATGGTTCTGTCTATGTGTCATCTTTTTACCAAGGCAGAGTGGGGAGGTCATATTGCATTTAACTACTAATTTCAACTTTAATGTTAATGAATCTTTCAATATAAACTATACAACTTTCCAGACACAATTGGGTGGTGTGTTGAACAATTAGCAACTACATTTACATAACCTTTGctcaacaatgcattttttgaAGAGGTACTTTCAAATTGTTATGTATTGAATTAACTACTTCTCTACGTTTTGTTCCACAAAGGTTGCAGTACCAATTCAAATCTGttgaaagagaaaacatttataataatttatagcTAAAATTGGTATCCCAAATAactttacaaatatatttcaaaacaatgaCATACAGATAATGAATTGTAACATACCTTTATCAGAAAATCAGCAATGTACATCAAAGATAGATGTGATGCTCTGTATTCGTGACAAGTGTTTggtttttttaaacatcaaaaTTAATGAATAAGCAAACCATTCATTAGCTTTACGGTTCTTATTTTCCTCTAGCTTCTGTCAGTGGTCCTGTTATACCAAAAAATAAAGGCATTCCCCTCAGTGATTTAACTTATAAACAATAGGAGAAATCAATGGGACAGTCATTTCCATTTACCTTGCCGCAGCATGGTCAGACTGCCGGTGGTTTAATTCCCTGCGGGTGATAGACTCGCGATGAGGCCACCAAAATGCTTAAAAAATCGTTGGTGCCTGCTCCACATCTGTCCCTGCACATCACCTGAACTTTTGTGACCCGAATGGTACCGGCGCTGCCAGTGAAAGCAATTGGGACAGTACACTATAAACGACTGAACAGTAAAGAGACAGCTGCCTGTGTCAGGCTCTGGTCAGTCTGCGAAGAAAAATCTATTACTCTACCAATACAATTAGATACTAGCCATACAGCAATTTTGTCACTCTTCATGCTTGCATAATGGTTCAGGGTTCGAGTTTAAGGCCAAATAAACTTGATTAACTGTTTATggatttctttgtatttttggtgtaagtcaatatatttttttcattttggacTAGCTTGTAAATACAATCGCAACCTTAGATCAACACCAAGTGACCTGAAATGCCTGCTGAAGAGTGGGCCAGGGACAGGAGGGGTGCCATGCGGCCAGGAGATCCAGACTGTGGTATAATCTGTCACTGAATCCCAAACCAGGGTTTATGTATGTGAATCAGTGTGATCTTACTCTCAAAATGTTACAGAAATGTAACAAGGAGAATAGATCGCAGTACGACCATAAAGCGCGCGAGAACTGCTATTGTCAGAAAGTGTCAGAAAGCGATGAGTCCAATTTCTGAAAATGTTGGGACCCAAAAACATCAGTCAGAAAAAGAATTGTCAGTAAGTACACTGGTGCCTGTGTGCAGCCTTCTGTAAAGCACAGTGGTGTCTCTGCCATGGTCTGGATGCATTTCACTTATTGCTGTAGTAGATGTGGTCAAAATTGATAGAAT contains the following coding sequences:
- the LOC105019295 gene encoding c-Myc-binding protein, which codes for MAYHRASETKREQFRRYLEKAGVLDSLTSVLVALYEETEKPNNALDFLKQHLGVASQESADAEALRQELNEMRQRCELLMEENKGLKNKLQRYEPTQDDGAAQ
- the cx55.5 gene encoding connexin 55.5 yields the protein MGDWNFLGGVLEEVHIHSTMVGKIWLTILFIFRMLVLGVAAEDVWNDEQADFICNTEQPGCRNVCYDLAFPISLIRYWVLQVIFVSSPSLVYMGHALYRLRALEKERQKKKVLLRRELETVDVEMVAARKTIEREVRQLEQGKLNKAPLSGSLLRTYVAHIITRSAVEVGFMTGQYVLYGFQLYPLFKCERDPCPNAVDCFVSRPTEKSVFMVFMQCIAGVSLFLNILEIMHLGYKKIKKGILDYYPHLQEELDDLYSNKIKKDSVVHQTCLASSSRKTTMASVPSGYNLLLERGQDGQTYPSLVNPSAFLPVQGEMADKRNLEEPKEAAHSPTEHNSNSNNTSCDSRSPPCHSVTPPKQEEPDESVRHPPNSEEDEKRGSPDSPRSPREASHASSCPTLLLGAGRKTWRVNAPSNCSTVVEGKSSDTDSYGGSKASGGYREHSVSKSDSKMRPTTPDSLDSSSGSKHSPCPPSSNRRPSSTSNASNRRAPTDLQV